Proteins encoded by one window of Elaeis guineensis isolate ETL-2024a chromosome 12, EG11, whole genome shotgun sequence:
- the LOC105055805 gene encoding beta-adaptin-like protein C, protein MSGHDSKYFSTTKKGEIPELKEELNSQYKDKRKDAVKKVIAAMTVGKDVSSLFTDVVNCMQTENLELKKLVYLYLINYAKSQPDLAILAVNTFVKDSQDPNPLIRALAVRTMGCIRVDKITEYLCDPLQRCLKDDDPYVRKTAAICVAKLYDINAELVEDRGFLESLKDLISDNNPMVVANAVAALAEIQECSSRPIFEITSHTLSKLLTALNECTEWGQVFILDALSRYKASDAREAENIVERVTPRLQHANCAVVLSGVKMILQQMELITSTDVVRNLCKKMAPPLVTLLSAEPEIQYVALRNINLIVQKRPTILAHEIKVFFCKYNDPIYVKMEKLEIMIKLASDRNIDQVLLEFKEYATEVDVDFVRKAVRAIGRCAIKLERAAERCISVLLELIKIKVNYVVQEAIIVIKDIFRRYPNTYESIIATLCESLDTLDEPEAKASMIWIIGEYAERIDNADELLESFLESFPEEPALVQLQLLTATVKLFLKKPTEGPQQMIQAVLNNATVETDNPDLRDRAYIYWRLLSTDPEAAKDVVLAEKPVISDDSNQLDPSLLDELLANIATLSSVYHKPPEAFVSRTKAAPRPDDDEYPDGVETGYSESPSHAVDGAPAPSSTSTVPHTSTRHPVPAPSPAPAPSPAAPMPDLLGDLVGLDNAIVPVGQPATPPSGPPLPVLLPSSTGQGLQISAQLMRREGQIFYGLFFENNSQAVLDGFMIQFNKNTFGLAAAGPLQVPPLQPGASARTLLPMVLFQNVSPGPPTSLLQVAVKNNQQPVWYFNDKISLHVFFVEDGRMERANFLETWKSLPDSNEVSKDLTNCVVNSMDATVEHLAASNVFFLAKRRNANKEILYLSAKIPRGIPFLIELTVVVGVPGVKCAVKTPSPELAPLFFEAMETLLK, encoded by the exons ATGAGCGGCCACGACTCCAAGTACTTCTCCACTACCAAGAAGGGAGAGATCCCCGAGCTCAAGGAGGAGCTCAATTCCCAGTACAAG GACAAAAGGAAAGATGCAGTGAAGAAAGTGATTGCTGCAATGACTGTTGGAAAAGATGTTTCATCATTGTTTACTGATGTTGTCAACTGCATGCAGACAGAGAATTTGGAGCTAAAGAAACTCgtttatttatatcttataaactATGCTAAAAGCCAACCTGATCTAGCCATACTTGCTGTGAATACTTTTGTGAAG GATTCACAAGATCCTAATCCGCTAATTCGTGCTTTGGCTGTGAGGACCATGGGATGCATTCGTGTTGACAAAATTACAGAATATCTATGCGATCCTCTTCAGAGATGCCTCAAG GATGATGATCCTTACGTTCGAAAGACTGCGGCCATTTGTGTAGCTAAGCTTTATGATATAAATGCTGAGTTAGTGGAAGACAGGGGATTCCTTGAGAGTCTGAAGGACTTGATATCTGATAATAATCCGATGGTGGTAGCAAATGCAGTTGCAGCACTTGCAGAGATCCAAGAATGTAGTAGTAGACCAATTTTTGAGATCACCAGTCATACTCTTTCGAAACTCCTGACTGCATTGAATGAATGCACTGA ATGGGGTCAGGTTTTCATTTTGGATGCCTTATCAAGGTACAAAGCATCAGATGCCCGTGAAGCTGAGAACATAGTAGAAAGAGTTACACCACGTCTCCAGCATGCAAATTGTGCAGTTGTGCTTTCTGGTGTCAAA ATGATCCTTCAGCAGATGGAACTTATTACCAGTACTGATGTGGTCCGAAATCTTTGCAAGAAGATGGCACCTCCTCTAGTAACTCTTCTTTCTGCAGAACCTGAAATACAGTATGTAGCATTACGTAACATCAATCTTATTGTACAGAAACGGCCTACAATACTTGCACATGAAATTAAG GTTTTCTTCTGCAAGTACAATGATCCAATTTATGTTAAGATGGAGAAACTGGAGATTATGATAAAGCTTGCCTCTGATCGGAACATAGACCAG GTTCTATTGGAGTTCAAAGAGTATGCTACAGAAGTAGATGTAGATTTTGTTAGGAAGGCTGTACGTGCAATCGGCCGCTGTGCCATAAAGTTAGAGAGAGCTGCTGAGCGGTGCATCAGTGTGTTGCTTGAGCTCATAAAGATAAAAGTAAATTATGTTGTGCAGGAGGCTATCATTGTCATCAAGGACATTTTCAGGCGTTATCCAAACAC CTATGAATCCATCATTGCAACTCTCTGCGAGAGTTTAGACACATTAGATGAGCCAGAAGCTAAG GCGTCAATGATCTGGATAATTGGGGAATATGCAGAAAGAATTGACAATGCTGATGAGCTCCTTGAGAGCTTTCTAGAAAGTTTTCCAGAAGAGCCTGCACTTGTGCAACTGCAGTTGCTCACTGCAACTGTCAAGTTGTTTCTTAAGAAGCCAACTGAAGGCCCACAGCAGATGATTCAG GCTGTTCTTAATAATGCCACTGTGGAGACTGACAATCCTGATTTGCGTGACCGTGCCTACATATATTGGCGCCTTCTTTCCACTGATCCTGAG GCTGCTAAAGATGTTGTTTTAGCTGAGAAGCCAGTAATCAGTGATGATTCAAACCAACTTGATCCTTCACTTCTTGATGAGCTCCTTGCGAACATTGCTACACTATCTTCTGTTTATCATAAGCCTCCAGAAGCATTTGTGAGCCGTACCAAAGCTGCACCTAGACCAGATGATGATGAATATCCTGATGGGGTCGAAACAGGGTATTCTGAGTCACCTTCTCATGCAGTTGATGGTGCACCTGCCCCCTCTAGTACAAGTACTGTTCCACATACCTCGACAAGGCATCCAGTGCCAGCACCATCTCCAGCACCAGCACCCTCACCTGCTGCTCCTATGCCTGATTTACTTGGCGATTTGGTAGGTCTGGATAATGCCATTGTCCCTGTCGGCCAGCCAGCCACACCACCTTCAGG GCCTCCTTTACCTGTATTACTGCCCTCGTCAACTGGTCAAGGTCTACAAATAAGTGCACAGCTTATGCGGCGTGAGGGCCAAATATTTTATGGTTTATTTTTTGAGAACAACTCACAGGCTGTGCTAGATGGGTTCATGATACAATTTAACAAAAATACATTTGGTCTTGCAGCTGCtggacctctacag GTCCCTCCATTGCAACCTGGAGCATCAGCCAGGACCCTTCTACCTATGGTTCTCTTCCAGAATGTCTCGCCTGGGCCTCCAACCTCACTTCTGCAGGTTGCAGTGAAAAATAACCAGCAGCCAGTCTGGTATTTCAATGATAAAATCTCATTGCATGTGTTCTTTGTGGAAGATGGTAGAATGGAGCGTGCAAATTTTCTGGAG ACATGGAAATCGCTTCCTGATTCAAATGAAGTCTCCAAGGACCTGACAAACTGCGTTGTCAACAGCATGGATGCTACTGTTGAACATTTGGCTGCATCCAATGTGTTCTTTCTAGCAAAGCGCAGGAATGCAAACAAAGAAATATTGTATCTCTCAGCCAAGATTCCTCGAGGTATTCCATTCTTGATAGAGCTTACGGTTGTTGTCGGTGTTCCTGGTGTAAAATGTGCGGTCAAGACACCAAGCCCAGAACTGGCACCACTGTTCTTTGAAGCCATGGAGACTCTTCTGAAGTGA